The genomic interval TCGCACCGCCGTACCCCCCGTCGTTGGAACCCCAACATCCAGCGGGTGCGCGCAGTGATCGGGCGCACGCCGAAGCGGATCAACGCCTGCACCTCTTGCATCAAGGCCGGCAAGGTCTCGCGCTAGCGAGTGGTTCTCCCCGCGCAAGCGGGGGTGAGTCGGCCCCGCGGTGACGTTCGCGTCGCGCGGAGCCCCCTCCGGTTGCCTGGGAAGCCGGTCCACCTCACGGTGGGCCGGCTTTTCGCATGCCCGGACGGCCCGGGGGCGGCGGTGCGGAACCGCCGCCGAGGGGTCAGGCCCGGAACCGCCAGCCGTGGTCGACGGGGCCGATGCCCCCGCCCAGCGGGAAGCCCGCCGCGATGGCTCCGGTGACGTAGTCCTTGGCCTCCGCCACGGCTTCCGGGACCGTACGACCCTTGGCGAGCTCGGAGGCGACGGCGCTGGCGAGCGTGCAGCCGGTGCCGTGGGTGTGGCGGTTGTCGTGGCGGGGCGCCCGGAACCAGTGTTCCTCGGTGCCGTCGGTCAGCAGGTCGACGGCGTCGTGCCCGCCGGGCAGGTGCCCGCCCTTGATCAGCGCCCAGGCGGGCCCGTGGGCGAGCAGCGCCTCCGCCGCCCGCCGGAGGCCGTCCTCGCCGGTCACGCGGACGCCCGTGAGCCGGGCGACCTCGTCGAGGTTGGGGGTGGCCACGGTCGCGGCGGGCAGCAGCTTCAGCCGGACGGCCTCCAGGGCGGAGGCGTCGAGCAGCGGGTCGCCGTGCTTGGAGATGCCGACGGGGTCGACGACCACGGGGATACCGGAGGCTCTGA from Streptomyces albireticuli carries:
- the thiD gene encoding bifunctional hydroxymethylpyrimidine kinase/phosphomethylpyrimidine kinase, coding for MPISRPSPAPPVPPRVLTVAGSDSGGGAGIQADLKTMLALGVHGMSVLTAVTAQNSRGVQGAWPLPADVVRAQFRSVVDDIGVQAVKTGMLASAELVETVAALLTGIRASGIPVVVDPVGISKHGDPLLDASALEAVRLKLLPAATVATPNLDEVARLTGVRVTGEDGLRRAAEALLAHGPAWALIKGGHLPGGHDAVDLLTDGTEEHWFRAPRHDNRHTHGTGCTLASAVASELAKGRTVPEAVAEAKDYVTGAIAAGFPLGGGIGPVDHGWRFRA
- the rpmB gene encoding 50S ribosomal protein L28, which codes for MAANCDVCGKGPGFGNAISHSHRRTPRRWNPNIQRVRAVIGRTPKRINACTSCIKAGKVSR